Genomic segment of Rhodococcus rhodochrous:
TCGAAGGTCCGGGTGGGCTTCCATCCTCGCTGGGGAGCGAGTTCGCGCAGTGTGCTCCAGTGCGCGACCTCGTCCGCATCCGGACGTCCGATGAAAAGTAGGCGGTCGTGTCCCACGATGAACCCCTTCGTCCTGCTTTGGTGCTTCGACAGGTAGGTCGTTTGCACTGTGTGCTTCGTTACATTTACCTGATCGAGAAGCGTCGCAGGTTTGTGACGTTCCACTATGTGGTACATCCGCCCGAATTCGGGAAACCGCATCCGGCGAGGGCGGTCAGCCACCGCCGTAACGAGCCGCGAACGCGCCCGGCGTCATACCCACGACCCTGGCGAAATCCCGTACGAAATGCGGCTGGTCGGCGTAACCGAGGACGGCGGCGACCTCCGACAGCGAGCCGGGCCCCTCGCGCAGGCGCCCGGCGGCCTCCTGCAGTCGCCGCCGCTGGATCAGCCACTTCGGGGTCAGCCCGATCCGTCGCTGGACCAGGCGTTGCAGTGCCCGCTCGCTGAGATCGAATTCGGCCCGTACCTGCTCGACCCGCAGAACGTCGGAGTGCTCCTCGACGAACGCCACCACCCGGTTGACGAGCCGCCCCTCCTCGTCGATCGGCAGATAGGCGCGCAGCACGTCGTCGAAGGCCTCCGTCGCGGCGCGGTGCGACTCCGGGGAGTCCGGGCCGTGCGACATCGCCTCCCGAACCCGCGTGATCAGACGCGCGCCGGCGTCGCCGAGGACATCGGTGAGGTCGACGGTCAGGTCGGTGAACGCCGCGAGCGAGGTGCCCGTGATCAGTGCCCCGGCCGCCGGGCTGAGCATGGACCCGACCGCCCAGCCCTCGCCGGTGAGGGTGACCGTGGACAGCCCGTGCTCGACGCCGTAGAAGCGCGCGTAATCGTGCGCGACCACCAGTTGGCAGACCGGATAGCGCAGCACCCGCTGGGGTGCCTCCCGGTCGGCCGGCACGGACCAGACGGGAATCCAGTACCGCTGCATCAGATCCGTGAGGTCGGGTGCGGCGGGATAGCGGTGGATGGTGTGCGAGGCGTCGTGCGGATCCTTCAGGTGGGCACGTTCGGTGTCGTCGCGACCGCCGACGCGGTCGGTGCCATCGCTACCGCCGAAAAGGTGCGACCCCGGGTCGCCGCCGTCGGGTTTCATCAATACCTCACGCTCGCCGGTCGTCAGTATCGAGTCATGAATACAACAGCACTGCGACACGCAGAGGCCGACCAGCCGCTCACCGACGTGATCTCGTCGCTTCGCGACACCGACTGGGATGCGCAGTCGCCGTGTGAGGGGTGGACGGCGCGCGACGTTCTGGCCCACGTCATCGACACGCAGCGGGACTTCTTCGCCGGACGCGGTGTCGAGATGGGCGAGCGGTCCGACACCGACCGTCCTGTCGAGGCGTGGAGGACGCACACGGCACGGATCGCCGAGATCCTCGCGGACGACTCCTTCGTCTCGAAGACATACGACGGATACTTCGGGCCGACCACGGTGGGTGCGACGTTCGAGCAGTTCTACGTCTGGGACATGATCGTGCATCGCTGGGACATCGCACGCAGCGCGGGGGTCGATGTGACCTTCTCGGACGCCGAACTCGACCGGATGGAGGCCGGCGCCGACAGTTTCGGCGACGCGCTCTACATGGACGGTGTCTGTGCTCCGGCGGTGCCGGTTCCCGAGGACGCAGACCGCACGGCCCGGATCCTCGCGAAGATGGGACGTCGCACGGCCGCGTCGATCGGTTAGGCCGCGTTATCGTCGGTCGTATGAGCGAAACGATCCGCGTCGCGGACTACGTGCGCGAGGCGATCGCGGCCGGGCGGCCGGTCGTGGCGCTCGAATCGACGATCTTCACGCACGGACTCACCCGGCCACGCAACGTCGAGGTTGCCCTCGAGGCCGAGCAACGTCTGCGCGATTCCGGGGTGCTGCCCGCAACCATCGGGGTCGTCGACGGAACCCCGACGGTAGGTCTGTCGGAACAGCAGATCCGCATGCTCGGCGCGGAGGACGTCCCGGTCGTCAAACTCGGTATCCGCGACCTGCCGGTCGCAGCGGCCAAGCGGCTGCACGGCGGGACGACGGTGTCGGCGACGGCGCTGCTCACGCATCGCGCCGGGATCGACGTGTTCGCCACCGGCGGCCTGGGCGGCGTGCATCGGGGAGCTTCGTCGACCTTCGACGAGAGCGCGGATCTCGTTGCGCTGGCGACACTTCCGATCCTCGTGGTGAGCGGCGGCGTCAAATCCGTCCTCGACATCCCTGCCACACTCGAACGGCTCGAGACGCTCGGGGTGGTCGTGGTCGGCTATCGGACCACGCGTTTTCCCGGCTTCTATGTGCGCGACAGCGGCTGCGATGTCGACGAGGTGGAGTCGGCGGAGCAGGCCGCAGCGGTGGCACGGGCGCGGGACGGGCTGGGTCTGCGGGCGGCGGTGCTCGTCGGGAATCCGGTGGCGGCCGAGGCGCAGATCGATCCGGAACTGCACGATCGCGTGCTCGCCGAGGCCGAGCACGCCGCCGCCGAGGCCGGGACACGCGGCAAGGCGATCACCCCGTTCCTGCTCGACCACATGCACCGGGCCACCGAGGGGCGCTCGCTCGAGACGAATGTCGCGGTCTATCGCGGGAACGTCGCGGTCGCCGCGGAGATCGCGCACGCGTTGGCGTCCTGATTCGTCACTGCAGGAGGAAGGCGGCGGTGGACGACGGCAGGGGAGTGCCGCGCCGGCGGTAGATCTCGGCGGGCCGGCCTGTACCCTCCCTGCGCAGTTCGCCGGTGGGTTCGAGACCGTGCAGCAGGTGCCGGCGGAAGGTGTCCTTGGGATAGCTGCGGGCATAGACGGTTTCGTACAGCATCCGCAGGTCGAGCACGGTGAACTGTTCGCCGAGGAAGTTGCCGGGGTCGACCTCGGCGGAGTACCGGCGTCGCAGGTCGGCGACCGCCAGGTCGACGATCTCGGCATGGTCGAAGGCGAGGTCGGTGGTCTCGGTCGTCGGCACGAGATGCGCCTCCGCAGGGATCTCGGCGACCGGCACCGCGGCGCCGTGGGCCATCGACAGCACCCATCCGCGGTCGTCGCGCTCGGGATCGTCGAGCATGGCGAGCTGGTGGAAGTCGACGCCCGTGAGCCCGGCCTTGTCGCGCAGGGCGCGTTCGGCGGCCTCGGCGAGTCGCTCACCGGGGTGCAGGAATGTGCCGGGCAGGGCGAAGTTGCCGTCGGGACGTTCGACGACCAGTACCTTCAGTACTTCGTCGACGGTGAGGACCGCGACGTCCACGGCCACCGAGGGGCGCGGGTAGTCGGTGAGCGACCTGCCGGTCGAATCGGTCGGTGTGCCCATGGTGGACATTCAATCATCGATGCGCTAACTTTAGCGCAGACTTGATCGAAGCGAGGGGCTCATGGAAACGACCGCAGCACAGAACGACCGGGCCGCCGGAGTCCTGCTCGCCACCGCAGCAGGCGACGCACTCGGGGCGGGATACGAATTCACGTATCCGACGGACACCACGCCCATCGACATGATCGGCGGCGGACTCGGGCCGTTCGCGCCCGGCGAGTGGACCGACGACACCTCGATGGCCCTCGCCATCGCCGAGGTCTCGGCGACCGGCATCGACATCGGTGAGGGTGCCGGACTCGACGCGGTCGCGGCGCAGTTCCTCCGCTGGTACGCCACCGACCCCAAGGACATCGGCAACCAGACGCGTGCCGTCCTGCGCGAGGCGGGACCCACCGCCGCCACCATGACGGCGCGCGCCCGCAGCCTCCCGGGGCGCACCGGCGGCAACGGATCGCTCATGCGCACCGCACCCGTCGGGCTCGCCTTCCTCGACGACGCCGAGCGGTGCCTGGACGCGGCCCATGCGATCAGCAGCCTCACCCACGCGGACGAGCAGGCATCCGAAGCGTGCCGGCTGTGGTCGTTCGCGATCCGTCACGCCGTCCTCCACGGCACCTTCGACGGGGTGCGGGTCGCTTTGTCCTGCCTGTCCCAGCCCGCCGCACAGCGGTGGGCGGTGCTGCTGGACGAGGCGGAGGCCGCGCCGAGCCCGCGCGTGTTCGACAACAACGGCTGGGTCGTCCACGCCCTGCAGGCCGCGTGGTGGGCGATCACGCACGCCCGCACCGACGGCCCTGGACACCTGCCGGAGGCGCTCGAACTGGCCGTGCGCGCAGGCAACGACACCGACACGGTCGCGGCCATCGCGGGTGGACTGCTCGGCGCCCGGTGGGGTGCGTCCGCGGTGCCGGGGCGGTGGCGTCGCATGCTGCACGGATGGCCCGGTTACCGCGCGGACGACCTCGAGCGCCTCGGGCTGCTCACCGCGCGGAAGGGCTCCGGGGCAGGCGGGGATGTACTACGGATCGTCCAGAGCTGAGACTCCCCGAGATCCGCCGGATGCCTCCGCTCACGGTTGTGATGCGGTAGACACGACCCGTCGGACGGATACTCGAGGAGGGATCGCACGTGGCTTCCATCGCACTTCCACGCATCATGCGCGTCGGCGGGGGCGCCGTCGAGGAGATCGGGGAGGTGGTCGCCGGACTCGGACTCGCCCGGCCCCTGGTGGTGACCGACAAGTTCCTGGTCGGCACCGGTGCGGTGGATCGGATGGTCGCGCAGCTCGAGGCCGCCGGACTGCGGCCGGCCGTCTTCGCCGAGACCGTTCCCGACCCCACCACCGCCTCGCTCGACGCGGGTGTCGCAGCGGTCGCCGAGCACGACGCCGACTGTGTGATCGGGTTCGGTGGAGGAAGCCCGATGGACACGGCCAAGGCCCTCGGCCTGCTCGCCCGGAAGGGCGGCCACATGCGCGACTACAAGGCGCCGCGCGACAACATCGGCCCGGCGCTACCGGTGATCGCCGTGCCGACCACGGCGGGAAGCGGCTCGGAGGCAACCCAGTTCACGATCATCAGCGACAGCGAGTCCGACGAGAAGATGCTGTGCACGGGCCTGGCCTTCCTGCCGGTCGCTGCGATCGTCGACTATCGGCTCACCATGACGATGCCTCCGCGCCTGACGGCGGGCACCGGCGTGGATGCACTCACCCATGCCATCGAGGCCTATGTCAGCAGGAAGGCGAACCCGTTCTCCGACAGCCTCGCGCTCGTCGCGATCGACACCATCGGACAGGTACTGCGGCGCGTCTACGCGGACGGGCAGGACGCCGAGGCGCGCGAGCGGATGATGCTGGCCGCCACGCAGGCGGGCATCGCGTTCTCCAACTCCAGCGTCGCGCTCGTGCACGGCATGAGCCGTCCGATCGGGGGGCACTTCCATGTTGCGCACGGACTGTCGAACGCGATGCTGTTCCCGGCGGTCACCGAGTTCTCGGTGGATGCCGCCGAGTCCCGCTATGCCGACTGCGCCCGGGCCCTCGGCGCGGCCTCGGCGGACGCGTCCGATGCGACGGCCGCCGCAGACCTGGTCGTCGCGCTGAAGGAACTGTGTCGCGACGTGGAGGTGCCGACACCGAAGTCGTACGGCATCGACAAGCAGACCTGGGACGAGAGGGTCCCGGTCATGGCCGAGCAGGCGCTGGCGTCGGGATCCCCGAACAACAACCCGAGGATCCCGACGGCCGAGGAGATCCGCGATCTCTACGGGCGGGTCTACGCCTGAGACCGGCTCATTCGGGAGCCTGATCGTCGGGCTCGACCTTCTCCGTCTTCACCCGGTCCGCGACGTTGCCGGGCGCACCCTCCTCCTCGCGTTCGTTCTCGACCTTCTGCTCGAGCTTGTCGACGAGATTCTTGATCTTCTGGCCGGTGAGGTCGTCGTTGTCCTCGGGGCGGCCCGAGCCGTGCTTGGGGGCGTTGTCCATCGACGTCCGTCCTTCGTTCGTAGGGTGCAGGGGAGCGGTACCCGAGCGCCGGAACGGTCAAACGGCAGCAGCTCCCGGCGCGGTACTCCGCAACGGTTCTGCTCACGCCGATCACCACCCTGTACGGGGACGGCGATGCGGACGATCATCGTGGCGGTCTGTCCGACGACGAAGGGGGACGAGGATGACCGTCACCGAGGAATTCCTGAGGAACAACGAGACCTACGCGGCCGGCTTCTCCGGCCCGCTGCCGCTTCCACCCAGCAAACACATCGCGATCGTGGCGTGCATGGACGCCCGGCTCGACGTGTACCGGGCGCTCGGCATCGAAGAGGGTCAGGCCCACGTGATCCGCAACGCCGGCGGCGCCGTGACCGACGACGTGATCCGCTCGCTCACGATCAGCCAGCGACTGCTCGGCACCACCGAGATCGTGCTGGTCCACCACACCGACTGCGGCATGCTGACCTTCACCGACGACGAGTTCACGCGCGCGGTGCAGGACGACACCGGTATCCGCCCGGCCTGGGCACCGGAGTCCTTCCGCGACCCGCACGAGGACGTGCGCCAATCGCTGCGCCGCATCGAGACCAGCCCGTTCGTCACGAAGACCACCTCGCTGCGCGGGTTCGTCTTCGACGTGGCCAGTGGCGAACTCGAGGAGACCGTGCCCGCCGCCTAGCTCAGAGCGGGAGCTCGGTCTCCTGCAGCCCGGGCGGAAGGCCGCGGCGCCGGAACCACTCGACGCCGAAGGCGGCGCGCAGGTGTTCCTCGGGCATGTTCAGCATCGGCCCGAAGTCGCCGATCTGCGACTCGTAGCCGACCATCGCCGCACGTTTGGCACCCAGCGCCTCCGACACGTCCACCGCGGTGGTCAGTTCCGACTCCGGCAGGCCGAAGGTCCCGAGGTCCGGTGGGCGCACGTCGTCGGGGGTGTCCGGCAGCGCCGAGAGCAACCGCATCAGGTGGTCCCGGTTGCTCGACGCCTCGTAGACGGCGTCGTGCCCGGTGATGCGTTCGGCATGGACCCCGGCCCGGTGGACCTGGACGTGATCGGGATGGCCGTACCCGCCGTGCGCGTCGTAGATCGTGACGACATCGGCGCGTTCCTGCTCGATCACGGTGGCCAGTCTGGCTCCCACCTCGCTCGGATCGGCGTTGGCGAAGGCATTCGGGTCGTGGTTGCCGGCGGTGCCGGCCATCCCCGAATCGCCGTATCCGAAGGGCACCACCCTCGCCGCACCCAGCGCCCGGGCCGATTCCTCGAGTTCCTTCGTGCGGCGGGCGGCGAGGGATTCACCGGGCGCGAGCAGTCCGTCGGGATACTCGCCGCGGGCACCGTCGGTGGCGACGACGAGCACGACGCGATGCCCGGCGTCGGCGGCCCGGCGCATCACGCCACCGGTGAGGAATACCTCGTCGTCGGGGTGTGCGTGGAAGCACAGCAGAACGCTCATGGCGTTCATGCTGACACGCTGCCCGTCCGTTGCAGTGGTCAGTCCGACTCGCCGTAGCGGGCCGCGAGGTTCTCGGGCATCGGTTCGTGCCGCAGATACTGGCGGGCGAAATCGGCGGTGCCCTGCGTGATGGCCCGCAGTTCGACCGGATAGCGGCCGAGTTCGAGTTCGGGAACCTCCGCGCGCAGCAGGGCGACACCCGGCTCGGGGGATTCGGTGCCGAGCACCCGTCCGCGCCGGGCCGACAGATCACCGAGGACAGCGCCGAGATACTCCTCGGGCACGATCACCCGCACGGCGGCGACCGGTTCGAGTACGCGAACGGTGCTGTGCGCGGCCGCATCCCGCAGGGCCAGCCCGGCTGCGGCCTGGAAGGCCGCGTCGGACGAATCCACGGAGTGGGCCTTGCCGTCGACCAGGGTGACCTGCACGTCGACGAGCGGATATCCCGTCGTCACACCCTTCTCGGCCTGCGCGTACACGCCCTTCTCCACGGACGGGATGAACTGGCGCGGAACCGCACCGCCCACCACCTTCTCGGCGAAGACGACTCCGCTGCCCACCGGCAGTGGTTCGACCTCGACGTCGACGACCGCGTACTGGCCGTGCCCGCCGGATTGTTTGACGAGCCTGCCGTGCCCTTTCGCGGGTCCGGCGAAGGTCTCCTTCAGCGGCACCCGATGCTCGACCGTGTCGACCTGGACACCGTGCCGGGTGCGCAACCGTTCGAGGACCAGTTCGGCGTGCGCCTCACCCGTGCACCACAGCACGAGCTGATGGGTCTCGGGATTCTGTTCGACGCGCAGCGCGGGATCCTCGGAGGCGAGGCGAGACAGGGCCTGCGACAGCTTGTCGTCGTCGGTGCGGGTGTGTGCCTCGATCGCGACGGGGAGCAGGGGAGTCGGGGTGGGCCACCGGTCGAGTGGGACCGGATGGTCGGGGTCGTACAGGACGTCGCCGGGTTGTGCGGTCGCGAGTTTCCCGACGGAGGCGATGTCTCCCGCCACGGCCTCGCCGACCGGGCGCTGTTGCTTGCCGAACGGGCTCGTCAGGGCGGGAATGCGTTCGCGGCTGTCGCGGTCGCCGTCGGCCAGTGCGACGATCGTGTCGGGTCGCAGCGTGCCGGAGTAGACGCGCACCAGGCTGATCCGCCCGACATAGGAGTCGCCGGCCACGCGCACGACCTGCGCGGCGAGCGGACCGTCCGGATCGCACGGTGGTGCCCCACGACCGCGGTGCGTCGGCGCCGGGAAACCGGTGGTGATCAACTCGAGGAGTTCGACGGCGCCGATCCCCGTCTCGTCGGCGGGGACGGCCGGGTGCAGGGTGCAGGCCAGGATCTCGCGGGTGAGCCCTTCCTGCAGGGAGGCCGTGTCGAGTTGCTCGCCGGCGATGAATCGCTCCATGAGCGTGTCGTCCTGGCCGGAGATGGCCTCCACGAGGCTCTCCCGCGCCTCGGTGGACACCGGGCACGGACCGGGTTCGCCGTAGCTGCGGCCCGTCAGCAGACCCATCGATCCGATCGGGCGGTCGCCGTCGTAGACGGGATAGAACATGGCCCGCAGGGTGTCCGGTCCCAATCCGAAGGCGTCGTGGCAGTCGGTGAGCATGTCGTCGAAGCTGTGCCGGGCGACGTCGAGTTTGTTCACCACGATCGCGCGGGGGATCGCCTCGTCGTCGCATTCGCGCCAGAGCGCGCGGGTCGCGGCACTGATGGGATCGGTGGCGGAGACGACGAAGATCGCCGCGTCGGCGGCGTGCAGGCCCGCGCGGACCTCGGCGTCGAAGTCGGGATGTCCCGGCGTGTCGATCAGGTTGATCTTGATGTCGTTCCATTCGAGGGGGACGACGGACAGCTGCACCGACCGGCGGTGGCGCTGCTCGATCTCCTCGTAATCGGACACCGTGGTGCCCTCGGCGACGCGCCCGGCGCGCCCGACGGCGCCCGCGGCGACGGCGAGGGATTCGGTGAGGGTGGTTTTCCCGGAGCCGCTGCACCCCACCAGGGCAACGTTGCGGATCCGGTCGGGACTGTCGGCGGTCGGTGCCTGCCGGCTGCGTGCTGCGGAGCGATCGGGCATCGAGCTACTCCCTCGTGTGACCTGCAGCACAGTCTAGGGCATTCCGATCGTCCCTCCGGGGAGGTTCGCAACACGCGCTCGAGGCTCGCAACGCCACCGGTGACCGATGGTGTTGCGAGCCTCGAGGTGCTGGTGCGTACCCCGGCCTGCTCAGTACACGTCGCGCACGTACCGCTTCTCGCGCTTGAGGGTGGTGACGTACTCGACGGCCTGCTCGTCGCTCATACCGCCGTGCTCGGCGACGATCTCGTGCAGCGCACGGTCGACGTCCTTGGCCATCCGCGACGCATCGCCGCAGATGTAGAAGTGTCCACCCTCCTCGAGCCACGCGAACAACTCCGCGCCGTGCTCCTTCATGCGGGTCTGCACGTAGATCTTCTCGGCCTGATCGCGGGAGAACGCCAGGTCCAGGCGCGTGAGCACACCCGAGTCGACGAACTCCGTCAGCTCGTTCTCGTAGATGTAGTCGCAGCCGCGCTTCTGGTCGCCGAAGAACAGCCAGTTCTTCCCCGTCGCACCCCGTGCGCGACGCTCCTGCAGGAAGCCGCGGAAGGGTGCGATGCCGGTGCCCGGACCGACCATGATCATCGGTGCGGTGTCGTCGGCGGGCACGCGGAAGGCCTTGTTCTTCGACACGAAGATGCCCACCTTGCCTTCACCGACACGATCGGCGAGGAAGGTCGAGCACACCCCGCGACGCTCGCGGCCGTCGGTGCCGTAGCGCACCGCCGCGACCGTCAGGTGCACCGAACCGTCGCACGCGTTCGGGCTCGACGAGATCGAGTACGCCCGGTGCTGCAGCGGACGCAGCAGCGCCAGGAACTGCTCGGCCGACAGCTCGGGCGCGGGATCGAGCAGGAGCACGTCGAGAATGTCGCGGCCCCACAACCATTCGTCGAGCGCAGCCTTGTCGCCGTGCCGCAGCACATAGGTGAGTTCCTCGTTGCCCGTGTGCTTCTCGATCTCCTCGAGGAGATCGACGGACGGGGCGGTGATCTCGTAGTTGTAGGTGAGCAGGTGCTCGAGGGTGTCGTCGTGCCCCTCGGGGACGCTCGCGCCGTCGAGACCGAGCCGACCGAGGATCGCGTGCACGAGTTCGGTGTCGTTGACGGGCACCACGTTCAGCGCGTCGCCCGCTTCGTATTCCAGACCGGAATCGGCGAGCGCGAACTCGTAGTGCCGGATCTCCTTCGCCGAGTCCTCCCCGGACAGCAGCACGTTCGACGTCAGCACCGCCGGATAGGGATTCTTGCGGGTCCACTGCGACTTCGCCCGGGCCGGTGCCGCCGGTGCCGCGGGAGCGGGAGCACCATCGCCCACGATGCCCTCGACGGCCGCGACGAGCGGCAGCGTCTCCGCGATCCACGTCGCGGCGAGCTCCTCGAACTCGACGTCA
This window contains:
- a CDS encoding helix-turn-helix domain-containing protein, whose protein sequence is MKPDGGDPGSHLFGGSDGTDRVGGRDDTERAHLKDPHDASHTIHRYPAAPDLTDLMQRYWIPVWSVPADREAPQRVLRYPVCQLVVAHDYARFYGVEHGLSTVTLTGEGWAVGSMLSPAAGALITGTSLAAFTDLTVDLTDVLGDAGARLITRVREAMSHGPDSPESHRAATEAFDDVLRAYLPIDEEGRLVNRVVAFVEEHSDVLRVEQVRAEFDLSERALQRLVQRRIGLTPKWLIQRRRLQEAAGRLREGPGSLSEVAAVLGYADQPHFVRDFARVVGMTPGAFAARYGGG
- a CDS encoding TIGR03086 family metal-binding protein; this translates as MNTTALRHAEADQPLTDVISSLRDTDWDAQSPCEGWTARDVLAHVIDTQRDFFAGRGVEMGERSDTDRPVEAWRTHTARIAEILADDSFVSKTYDGYFGPTTVGATFEQFYVWDMIVHRWDIARSAGVDVTFSDAELDRMEAGADSFGDALYMDGVCAPAVPVPEDADRTARILAKMGRRTAASIG
- a CDS encoding pseudouridine-5'-phosphate glycosidase; its protein translation is MSETIRVADYVREAIAAGRPVVALESTIFTHGLTRPRNVEVALEAEQRLRDSGVLPATIGVVDGTPTVGLSEQQIRMLGAEDVPVVKLGIRDLPVAAAKRLHGGTTVSATALLTHRAGIDVFATGGLGGVHRGASSTFDESADLVALATLPILVVSGGVKSVLDIPATLERLETLGVVVVGYRTTRFPGFYVRDSGCDVDEVESAEQAAAVARARDGLGLRAAVLVGNPVAAEAQIDPELHDRVLAEAEHAAAEAGTRGKAITPFLLDHMHRATEGRSLETNVAVYRGNVAVAAEIAHALAS
- a CDS encoding NUDIX hydrolase; translation: MGTPTDSTGRSLTDYPRPSVAVDVAVLTVDEVLKVLVVERPDGNFALPGTFLHPGERLAEAAERALRDKAGLTGVDFHQLAMLDDPERDDRGWVLSMAHGAAVPVAEIPAEAHLVPTTETTDLAFDHAEIVDLAVADLRRRYSAEVDPGNFLGEQFTVLDLRMLYETVYARSYPKDTFRRHLLHGLEPTGELRREGTGRPAEIYRRRGTPLPSSTAAFLLQ
- a CDS encoding ADP-ribosylglycohydrolase family protein, which codes for METTAAQNDRAAGVLLATAAGDALGAGYEFTYPTDTTPIDMIGGGLGPFAPGEWTDDTSMALAIAEVSATGIDIGEGAGLDAVAAQFLRWYATDPKDIGNQTRAVLREAGPTAATMTARARSLPGRTGGNGSLMRTAPVGLAFLDDAERCLDAAHAISSLTHADEQASEACRLWSFAIRHAVLHGTFDGVRVALSCLSQPAAQRWAVLLDEAEAAPSPRVFDNNGWVVHALQAAWWAITHARTDGPGHLPEALELAVRAGNDTDTVAAIAGGLLGARWGASAVPGRWRRMLHGWPGYRADDLERLGLLTARKGSGAGGDVLRIVQS
- a CDS encoding iron-containing alcohol dehydrogenase; the protein is MRVGGGAVEEIGEVVAGLGLARPLVVTDKFLVGTGAVDRMVAQLEAAGLRPAVFAETVPDPTTASLDAGVAAVAEHDADCVIGFGGGSPMDTAKALGLLARKGGHMRDYKAPRDNIGPALPVIAVPTTAGSGSEATQFTIISDSESDEKMLCTGLAFLPVAAIVDYRLTMTMPPRLTAGTGVDALTHAIEAYVSRKANPFSDSLALVAIDTIGQVLRRVYADGQDAEARERMMLAATQAGIAFSNSSVALVHGMSRPIGGHFHVAHGLSNAMLFPAVTEFSVDAAESRYADCARALGAASADASDATAAADLVVALKELCRDVEVPTPKSYGIDKQTWDERVPVMAEQALASGSPNNNPRIPTAEEIRDLYGRVYA
- a CDS encoding beta-class carbonic anhydrase — protein: MTVTEEFLRNNETYAAGFSGPLPLPPSKHIAIVACMDARLDVYRALGIEEGQAHVIRNAGGAVTDDVIRSLTISQRLLGTTEIVLVHHTDCGMLTFTDDEFTRAVQDDTGIRPAWAPESFRDPHEDVRQSLRRIETSPFVTKTTSLRGFVFDVASGELEETVPAA
- a CDS encoding PIG-L deacetylase family protein: MSVLLCFHAHPDDEVFLTGGVMRRAADAGHRVVLVVATDGARGEYPDGLLAPGESLAARRTKELEESARALGAARVVPFGYGDSGMAGTAGNHDPNAFANADPSEVGARLATVIEQERADVVTIYDAHGGYGHPDHVQVHRAGVHAERITGHDAVYEASSNRDHLMRLLSALPDTPDDVRPPDLGTFGLPESELTTAVDVSEALGAKRAAMVGYESQIGDFGPMLNMPEEHLRAAFGVEWFRRRGLPPGLQETELPL
- a CDS encoding elongation factor G-like protein EF-G2, translating into MPDRSAARSRQAPTADSPDRIRNVALVGCSGSGKTTLTESLAVAAGAVGRAGRVAEGTTVSDYEEIEQRHRRSVQLSVVPLEWNDIKINLIDTPGHPDFDAEVRAGLHAADAAIFVVSATDPISAATRALWRECDDEAIPRAIVVNKLDVARHSFDDMLTDCHDAFGLGPDTLRAMFYPVYDGDRPIGSMGLLTGRSYGEPGPCPVSTEARESLVEAISGQDDTLMERFIAGEQLDTASLQEGLTREILACTLHPAVPADETGIGAVELLELITTGFPAPTHRGRGAPPCDPDGPLAAQVVRVAGDSYVGRISLVRVYSGTLRPDTIVALADGDRDSRERIPALTSPFGKQQRPVGEAVAGDIASVGKLATAQPGDVLYDPDHPVPLDRWPTPTPLLPVAIEAHTRTDDDKLSQALSRLASEDPALRVEQNPETHQLVLWCTGEAHAELVLERLRTRHGVQVDTVEHRVPLKETFAGPAKGHGRLVKQSGGHGQYAVVDVEVEPLPVGSGVVFAEKVVGGAVPRQFIPSVEKGVYAQAEKGVTTGYPLVDVQVTLVDGKAHSVDSSDAAFQAAAGLALRDAAAHSTVRVLEPVAAVRVIVPEEYLGAVLGDLSARRGRVLGTESPEPGVALLRAEVPELELGRYPVELRAITQGTADFARQYLRHEPMPENLAARYGESD
- a CDS encoding sulfite reductase subunit alpha; this translates as MTTTGPFIPLDAPFTADQRSWLSGFVAGMQTRLFSGGPADDAGTAGSAPALHVLYGSQTGNAEAVAEDAAAAARTQGFVPVVCALDDMDLDRFAGLGQVLIVTSTYGEGEMPDNAELFWDALSAESAPRLDGMNFAVLALGDTGYDGFCQAGKLIDMRLEQLGAQRIVPRVDCDVEFEELAATWIAETLPLVAAVEGIVGDGAPAPAAPAAPARAKSQWTRKNPYPAVLTSNVLLSGEDSAKEIRHYEFALADSGLEYEAGDALNVVPVNDTELVHAILGRLGLDGASVPEGHDDTLEHLLTYNYEITAPSVDLLEEIEKHTGNEELTYVLRHGDKAALDEWLWGRDILDVLLLDPAPELSAEQFLALLRPLQHRAYSISSSPNACDGSVHLTVAAVRYGTDGRERRGVCSTFLADRVGEGKVGIFVSKNKAFRVPADDTAPMIMVGPGTGIAPFRGFLQERRARGATGKNWLFFGDQKRGCDYIYENELTEFVDSGVLTRLDLAFSRDQAEKIYVQTRMKEHGAELFAWLEEGGHFYICGDASRMAKDVDRALHEIVAEHGGMSDEQAVEYVTTLKREKRYVRDVY